TTCGTCTAATTCTGGGCTATGGCTGTACTCAGCAAGGCTAGGATAGACTCAACTGCTCAAAGGATGAGACTCACTCGATTTTAACTCAGCACTCAGCACTCAGCACTTTACACTCAGCACTTAGAAAAGCACTTAGAGAAGCACTTTGCAGTTATGCCTCAAGCTCATCATACTTCCACTTCTAGCAAAATAGGTCGGCGAGCCTTTCTGTTTCTTCTCGGTTTCGCAGGTAGTACCCTATTAGCAGAATGGCTTTCTGTTTGGCAAAATCGCCAGCGCCTCGATGCTTTGCTAAATCAAGGGATTGTCCGGCTAGAACCCCACGTTGGCTTGACATTGCCTTAATCCACGATCCTTATTGTTCCTGGGAGGGCAGAGGGGTAAGGACGATCGGTAGCCTGCGGCTCAGTTCTTCCTGGAGTTTGTGTGCCTGGTAGTCGTACATGAACAAGTTGATGGTTCCGGGTAAGTTTTCCATAAAGGCTCTTGCTGTTGTGAGGTTACAACCCGAGATGCGGGCTAAGTCATTACCGCAATAGTATAGAAAAGATGAGTTGAGCGGTTTTTGGGCTGTCAATTGCCACCGACGAGGTGGAGCCAAATCTCCGTGTTCAATGCGGCGTAATCCGTCTATGGAAGCCAAAATAACGAGTCGGTCACCCTCGTGCAGTTGACGCTCATTTGGAGGAAAATATTCGGCAGCATCCTCAAACATTTGATTCGATCGCTGATGGAACACGGGAACAACTTTGTAGCCGTAAGCAACTTGAAATAATGATTTATCGATCAAAGTATCATTTGCAGCGATCAAATACTCGGTCACTAGAATGGTTCGATGATTCAATCGAAATAAGCCTAAAATATTTTCACCAAAAGCGGCTCCAGCAAAGGCTTCGGCAGTAAGTTCATTGGCTGCAAACGCTTTTGAGTGCGGCAAAAGATTTAAGACATTATTTCTAAATCGTTGATCGGATGTGCGAATCACTAACTCAATCAATCGCTGTGCTTGCTTGGCTTGGTTTTGTGCCATCAACGCTACTTCTAAATTCAGCATTTGATCGTCTGTAACCACCACCACACTTTTAGCGGCTGCCAGATTGACTTTCATCAGTTCAGAAATTGTATCCCCTACCAACAAAGGAATTTGAGGAAAACGTTGGATATTCTCCATCCGGTCGGTAATAGCAACCACAGGTTGTTTGAATTCTTGTAAGATCGCTGCAACTCGCTGTCCTATCCCTCCAAACCCCACTACCACTACATGATCTTTTCGGGGAATAGCAGGACGACGATACCAAAAATCAAAGCGGGAACTGAGCAATTGATCGGTAATTAATCCCAATACGCCTAAAACTGATGCGATGCTGGCAAGAGAAATCACGCCGCAAAAAAACTGCACCCACCCTGGTACAGAATCTTGCGCTAATCCCCCAAATACATCGCCATACCCACCCAGGAGCAAAACGAATGCCGTTGAGGTTGCTTGTTGCCAGGACAGATTGAGTGAATGTTTGAGCAAAATTGTACCAAGTGACCACAGTAATGCGGCAATACAAATGCCGATCGCGACAACTTGCCGACTGCGTTGGGCTTGCAACCATTCCCCTAACCTCTGGAAATTATCTCGCCAGTTACGCTGTAAGATGGTTCGGATTTGTTGTTTTATCACCTGCAACGGGTGTTCTAGCGCAATGATTTCTGATGTAGCAGATGAGGGATTTTGTCCGATTAGTTCTATATAGGCGATCGTATCTCCAGCGATAATCCGGGTTGAGGTTGCCCACTGATAGAAGTCGCGAGTCGGAATCTGGCTAGCATGAGCAGGACTGTAGCTAAGCAGGCGATAGGTGCGCTTGCGGAGGGAAGTGACTAGAAACCCATCAAAGCGATAGTCCTTTGGTAGAACAGTTTGTTCAACCACCTGAAAGCGGTAATCATCGATATTGAAGCAGCCCAGAATCCCTTGCTGTAGTCCTGCCAGGGCAAAGGAGGAAGCCGGAAGCTCGGTTGGCTCAAAAGCAGCGAAATCGAGGAATTGTTGTTTCAGCAGTTGATTTAAATGCTGCCGTGAGGAACGCATCACAATCCGAATCTGGGGATTCAAGCGCCGAGCTGCAATGGCTGTTTCGACATTCACCGTATCATTGCTGGTAACGAGCAAAATCGCGCGACAGTGTTGCACTCCGGCTTGCAGCAATATAGCATCCTCGCGACAATCACCTAAAACCAATTGATCTAACAGCAGATTTGACAAATCCTGCACTTCCCATTGCTGAGGCTGTTGTTGGTCGATCGCCGCCACATGAATTTTAGACTCACCGAGAGCAAATCGTTTGAGGTTGAGGATGCAATATTGTCCTAAACTACCTAACCCACAAACCAGAAAGCGATCGATATCATTAACAGTTTCAGGTGGCGTGAGCGTAGATTTAATGTGAGTCATAGAGCCATGTGCGATAGTGCTTTAGGTGATTTCAAACGGGATCACCAACTTGAAGAGAGTATAAGGAGCACTAACAACTGGTCTTGATGAATTCCCTTTCCCTCTCCTCAAACTTTCGTTTTACGATTTTTAGTGGGATTGTGAGTATTCAAGGTTTGTGTTTCATTGGTTTGCATTTCAGGTGTTGCCACTTTATCTTCCTGGCTATTCAATTTCATGAAACTATCAAAGGCATACCATGCCAGAATATACCAGGGAGCAGTATTCAGTCGAGGGCTTTTAGAAAACATTTGCCGCAATGAAAGCAATGCTAATAGCAGAGGAAACAAAAATCGGAGATCCATTGTTCCTTCGGTTGCTAGGTTCACCCGTTGGTTGAGTCTAGCGATCGCCCTAGTGAGCTTGGTGGTAGCGGTTAATTTTCCAGTTGGAGTATCGTTAAGCACTATCCCAGATGCAATCATGGTTGAAAAGGCATCTTCTATAGCGTTTTTTGATTGGATGACATACGGCACGATCCCCCTAAATCCCCCTTAGTAAGGGGGACTTTGAAGGAAGTGTACTTCACGAACCTGGAAAATGCTGTAACTCAGCACTCAGCACTTTACACTCAGCACTTAGAGAAGCACTTTGCAGTTATGCCTCAAGCTCATCGTACTTCCACTTCTAGCAAAATAGGTCGGCGAGCCTTTCTCTTTTTGATCGGTTTTGCAGGTAGCACCCTATTAGCAGAATGGCTTTCTGTTTGGCAAAATCGCCAGCGCCTCTATGCTTTGCTAAATCAAGGGATTGTCTGGCTAGAACCCCACATTGGCTTGACATTGCCTAAAATTCTAGTCACGACAGCTACTTCTACCGTTCCCCCAGTCATCCCTTCCCCAACTCCGGTGGCGTCTCCCTCCCCGGTTGCAACTCCTTCTCCGGTGGCGTCTCCTTCCCCGGTTGCGCCTCCAGTTCGCAAGCCTGTGGAAGTTCAGCTTAAAACGCTAGCCGGGGTGCAGTTTTATCAAACCACAATTGACCTCAACGATCCAGAAAACTTGTTAACTATTGGCTTGGCGAATAATGCATCCCAGGCGAATAGTGCTGTTGCAACGAACGGGGATGAGGCTTTTGCGCCTATGGTACAGCGTCACCAGGCGGCTGTGGTTGCCAATGGCACCTTTTTTAGCAAAGATGCCCAAAAGCGAGTCATGGGTAATTTGGTGGCTGGCGGGAAAATCCTGAAATACAGCCGTTGGGAGAATCACGGAACGACGTTAGGAATCACGGCTAACCGCGAGTTAGAGATGATTACCGCGAAGGTGGATGGGAAGCCAGAGTGGAATCAACATTGGTTTTCCTTAACCTGCGGGCCGCGCTTGTTGAAACAAGGTAAGGTTTGGTTAGCGCCAAAGTCAGAAGGATTTACCGATCCTCACGTCTTAGATCGAGGATACCGCACGGCGATTGGGTTTCCGGCTTCTAGGAAACAACTTTATTTAGTTAGCTTTTTGGCAAGTTTGTCTTTGCAGCAAGAAGCCGAAATTATGCAAGGCTTGGGATGTGTCGAGGCGATGAATTTAGATGGGGGTGCGTCGATGGGGTTGGCGTATCGCGGCGATGTTTTGATTGCACCTGGGCGCAATTTAACCAATGTGATTGTTGTGTATGATGCCCAGTCGCCTGCACCTTTGGCATTAAAACAAGCTTGGATGGCGTTTGAACAAGGGGTTCGGCCAGAGTATCCTTCTTAGGAGAGGATGGGGGAAGAGGGGATCTTTAGAACAACGAAAGCGATCGCACTTTTTGATAGTAAAAACTAATATACGCTTTTGAGCGGCTTGTAGCATGGGTTACAGGCTTTGCAAGCGGTTGAGGTTGTCTGTACGGATGACCTTTTTCTATGCTTACCCTCAGTATTTCTCATCAAATACGTACTGTTAAACGGGCATTTTGAAGTAAATATAAGAGTTTGTATTGACCTCCATGTCAATTTACGCTCGCCCATTTTGGGTTCGATAGCTCACACATTCGTCAAGCCTATGAAATTGTGCTTCATCTCTCAAGATTGGTGGAAAACGCGCTTTGAACGGTGGCACAGACAAGCGTTTAAGACTTTTTCTTGGTTCTGTCTGGCGTGCTTTTTAACCAGTTATGCGATACCTGCGATCGCCTCTACACCCCTGACGCCTCCTCCCAGTTTCCCAGAAATTCGGGGCGTGTGGATGACCACCAATGATGAGATTGTTCTGCGCGATCGCACTAAATTGCAAGAGGCTGTCAATTATTTGGCGCGGCTGAATTTCAACACGATTTATCCGGTGGTGTGGAATTCCGGTTATGTCCTCTATCCAAGTGCTGTAGCGCAACGCGCCGATATTCAACCGTTTATCCGCACGGGATTGCAAGGTCAAGATATCCTAGCAGACTTGATTGCTCAAGCCCATCGCCAAGGCTTGCTGGTGCTTCCCTGGTTCGAGTTTGGCTTCATGACACCTCCCACCTCGGAACTCGCCCTCAACCACCCTGAATGGCTCACCCAGCGCCGGGATGGAAGTCAAACCTGGGTAGGTGCGGCTGGCGAGGTGGTGTGGATGAATCCTTTCCGCCCAGAGGTACAGGAGTTTATGACGAACTTGGTGGTAGAAGCCGTCAGCAAGTACAACGTCGATGGGGTGCAATTTGACGATCACACCAGCTTACCCAATGAGTTTGGGTATGATGCTTACACCTTGGCGCTGTATAAGCAGGAAACGAAAAAAGATGCGCCTGCAAATCCCCAAGATCCAGAGTGGGTGCGCTGGCGGGCGAACAAAATCACCGAGTTTATGACGAAACTCAACCAGGCGGTGAAGCAACGCAAGCCGAATGCAATTTTCTCGGTTTCTCCCAATCCCTATGTGACGGCGTACAATACCTATTTGCAAGATTGGCTGGCGTGGGTGCGTCAGGGGATTGTTGATGAGTTGATTGTGCAGGTTTATCGCCCCAATCTGTCAAGTTTTATCGATCAGTTGATGCGCCCGGAAATCCAAGAAGCCCAGAGGAAGATTCCCACAGGCGTTGGCGTGCTAACAGGGTTAAGAAATCGCCCGGTTCCGATGTACCTTGTACAAAATAAAGTCCGGGCTGCCCGCGATCGCGCTTTGGGTGTATCGTTCTTCTATTACGAGTCTCTGTGGGATGATGCCCCAGAACCCCGAACGCAGCGTCAAGCGGATTTTCGTTCGCTGTTTTACGCCCCTGCAATTCGTTTAGCGAGGAGTTGACAGGGTAGGCGATCGCTCTGAGGATGTTGAGAGCGATCGTCAGCAATTGCAGCAACTAAAACAATGACTACGCCCTTTCAGCTTCAGCTTTTCAACTGGGTACCAGAATCTCCTCAAAACCCTCAATCAAAAATAATTGAGGCGAGATCGGGGACTTTTCGCGACAATCTGAAACTCCCCGTTCATCGTTGGTTTCGCTATTCAGCAGGATTTTCAGCCGATTGGGTTGAAAAAATTATGACAGAGTTGAAACCCCAAACTATTCTCGATCCGTTTGTAGGTTCAGGGACAGTTTCTATTGCTAGCGATCGACTAGGCATCAAGTCTTATGGAGTAGAAGCCCATCCTTTTGTTTACAAACTTGCGAAAGGGAAACTATCGTGGGGAGTTAACATTCAGGAATTTTTAAGCGCAGCAAGCAATCTTCAGGAAATTGCGCTCAATCTTCAACCTAACCTTCCAGATAATATTCCAGCTTTACTCAAAAAATGCTACACCGAGGAGGTATTAATCGACCTCTTCAGAATTAAAGAAGCTTACCTAGAACTTGCTCCGTGTTTATCTGAGGAATTACAATCTCTCACTTTTCTGGCAATATCTGCAAGTCTGCGTGCATCCAGCCACGTTGGAACAGCCCAATGGCAATATATTCTTCCAAATCATCGCAAAACCAAAGTTAATCAACCCTTTGAGGCACTTGAAAAACAGGTTGATTTAATGCAAGAAGATATGTATTACCTACAATCTCTTGCTCCAGTCAGTCAGGCTAATCTGATGCAAGGAGATGCTAGAGTATTAACAACGATTCCCGATTGTAGTATTGATTTAGTCATTACTTCCCCACCTTATGCCAACAACTACGATTATGCAGATGCTACGCGCCTTGAAATGACATTTTGGGGTGAAGTAAATTCTTGGGGAGACTTACATGAAGTGGTTCGTAAATTCCTCCTCTGCTCAAGTTCGCAACATGCTTCAAAGGAACGACTAAACTTAGATTCACTTATTTCCAACTCTATTCTCAGTCCAATCCGAAATGAATTGGCTCCTATTTGTCAAGACCTAGCGAAAATCAGAGAACAGAAAGCAGGAAATAAGGCTTATCATACGATGATTGCAGCCTATTTTGTTGATATGGGACAGGTGTTTTACAGTCTGCGTCGAGTGACGCAATCAAGGGGTAAAATTTGTTTTGTTATAGGAGACTCAGCACCTTACGGCGTTTATGTTCCTGTTGAGAAGTGGCTTGGCAAACTAGCGATCGCGGCTGGATTTGAATCTTGGTCTTTTGAACAGATCCGACAACGTAATACCAAGTGGAAAAATAGAAAACATAATGTACCGCTACAAGAAGGATGGCTTTGGATAGAAGCTTAGAGTATGGCACAATCTCCCTCCCACAAATTTGGTCAAAACTTAGGTAAGTTACTTGAGGAAATTGTGCTTGATGATATTCTCAAGCCCCGTCTTCAACAGTTTGCTCAATCTCGCAAATACTATCTTGATTGGCAGCGATCGCGCCCAGCCAGAAAAGGAAAAAAAGTGACATGGGAAGATAAATATGGTAACAAGCACGACTTGGATTTTGTGATTGAAATTGAGGGTACTGATGAACAGCTTGGCAGACCTGTAGCCTTTATTGAGTCTGCATGGCGTAGATATACAAAGCATTCTAGAAACAAAGCTCAAGAAATTCAAGGGGCAATCCTTCCTATTATTGAACTTCATCATCTTTCTGCCCCTTTCTATGGAGCCGTGCTAGCGGGTGATTTTACAAAACCTGCTTTGGATCAATTAAGAAATAATGGATTTGCAGTCATTTATATTCCTTATCAAGATGTAGTAGATACTTTCCATGACATTGGGTTTAATATTGCATTTGATGAAAATACTCCAGACGAGAATTATACGGTTGCATCTAAACGGTTAGCGAATCTCACGAGTGCAGAGAAGGAAAAAATTCGCCAGGGGTTAATGCGAATTTCAAAACCTGAAGTCGATAGATTTATGGATAGACTTAAAAATCGCCTTGAGCGTTATATTACAAAAATTGTTTTGATGCCTCTTTTTGGAATAAAATATGAGTTTCAAACTATTGATGAGATATTAGACAATCTTGATACGCTCGACATTGAGAATCCTAGGGGCAGTTTTGAAAGATTTGAGGTTATTATTGATTACAGCAACCAGGATACGATTAGAGCTACTTTTCAAGAAAAAAGCTTGCTAACAGATTTTTTGAATAAACTGAAAAGTTGACAACGAGCCTGAAATCTACTTGCAATAATTTAATTGTTTAATTTACTGTATCGCTTTTAAATCTACAAATCAAACGTCACAGCAATCAATTTACATCTAATTCAATCGCAATTTTTAGTAGTGAATTTGAGCTTTTCCTCCAGCATTTGCTATTTTCTGAACTGCCTTTTCAGCATCTTCTAGACTCACATATCTTAAAATTGGCTGAGGCGTGGATTCCACTAAATTCTTAGCTTCCCGCAGACCAAAACCCGTTAACTCTCTGACAGCTTGTAACACTGAAATTCTAGATTCACTGGGAACTTCGATTAAGATGACATCAACTTCTGTAGCAAGGCTTTTTTGAAGTTCTGCGGTACTTAGATCGGATTTATGGGAATGAGAGTTTAAGTGTTGGAGAACGCGATCGAGTTTGCGATCGATGCGTTCTAGCATTTCCCGATCTCTAGGAATCGAGGAATGGGAATCTAAAGAATGCTGCTTTTGAGAATGGTTTGCTGAAGGTTGACGAGTTAGGGAAAATAAAACCGCAACCAAGGTAGCAACATTCAGGAGAAGAATCCAAGTTTCCACAGTCTCATTCATTGAAGCTTCAAAATAAACTCAGTTGATTAAAACCCGCATCGAACTGTTCCCAAGGTAATGGAGGAACGGATACCCCTCGTTTTTCTAATAATTGTTGAAAATGACGCGCTACCAGAGGCGATCGCGCTTCGATCGGACAATGAACGAAAAAATAAGTTTCCGTACCTTGCTGTATCCAATTTGCCACAGTCTCAACCCATTCGTCGAGGTAGGGAGGGTTAAAAGATTGCTCTGGATGGGAGACAAATCGAATTAAGCTAAAAGGGGCTGTCACCACGGGTTGTAAGGGGAGTTGCGGCTTCTTCCGTTCCCAGGTGCGTTGCGGATCGTCAGGACAATTGTAAATCGGACGAGAATCTAATAAAACTCGCCCCACCCCTAGCTGGTGCAGTCGCGAGTTGAGTTCGCTGGCGTGGGGTTCTGTAAACCAGTCGGGATGGCGAACTTCTAGCGCTAACGGTATCCCACAAGACAGCAAGGTTGTGAAAAATTTGCTAAGGTCATCCAGATGAGCCGGAGTGTAACTGGGTGGCAGTTGCACAAAAACAGGGCCAGTGCGATCGCCTAAACCGCGTGCTAACTCTAAAAATGCGATCGCGCCCGGTATTGCAGGTTTCAGCAAGCCATTGTGCGTTAAAGCTTTGGGAAACTTCAGACAAAACTTAAACCCCGGTGGCGTCTGTTCGGCCCAACGCGCGATCGTCTCTGCGTTCGGGGTAGCATAGAAGGTAGTATTCCCCTCAACTGCCGTTAATCGCTGGCTATACAATTGCAGAAAGTCCCCAGCGCGACTCCCTTTAGGATAAAATTCCCCCACCCAACCTTTATACGCCCAAACTGCACAACCTAGATAAAAGGAAGCCAGAGAAGAATTAGACGCAAGCGGGGATAGTTTTGTAGACATGGAGATCGGTTTGTTGAGTCAATTTGTGCCAATCTCATCACCCTATCATCTAACTTTCTAGAGTAGTCTCATCTTAGGGCCAGGATTACTCGCTACTACTTTTATATGATATTCAGGCAACATCTATCAAGGTAAATTTTATACATTATTTGAATCGATAAGTAAATAGCAAAATAATCATAGACAAGATACAGGCGCTTTTCCATAATAATAACCACCAAGGAC
The genomic region above belongs to Desertifilum tharense IPPAS B-1220 and contains:
- a CDS encoding NAD-binding protein; translation: MTHIKSTLTPPETVNDIDRFLVCGLGSLGQYCILNLKRFALGESKIHVAAIDQQQPQQWEVQDLSNLLLDQLVLGDCREDAILLQAGVQHCRAILLVTSNDTVNVETAIAARRLNPQIRIVMRSSRQHLNQLLKQQFLDFAAFEPTELPASSFALAGLQQGILGCFNIDDYRFQVVEQTVLPKDYRFDGFLVTSLRKRTYRLLSYSPAHASQIPTRDFYQWATSTRIIAGDTIAYIELIGQNPSSATSEIIALEHPLQVIKQQIRTILQRNWRDNFQRLGEWLQAQRSRQVVAIGICIAALLWSLGTILLKHSLNLSWQQATSTAFVLLLGGYGDVFGGLAQDSVPGWVQFFCGVISLASIASVLGVLGLITDQLLSSRFDFWYRRPAIPRKDHVVVVGFGGIGQRVAAILQEFKQPVVAITDRMENIQRFPQIPLLVGDTISELMKVNLAAAKSVVVVTDDQMLNLEVALMAQNQAKQAQRLIELVIRTSDQRFRNNVLNLLPHSKAFAANELTAEAFAGAAFGENILGLFRLNHRTILVTEYLIAANDTLIDKSLFQVAYGYKVVPVFHQRSNQMFEDAAEYFPPNERQLHEGDRLVILASIDGLRRIEHGDLAPPRRWQLTAQKPLNSSFLYYCGNDLARISGCNLTTARAFMENLPGTINLFMYDYQAHKLQEELSRRLPIVLTPLPSQEQ
- a CDS encoding phosphodiester glycosidase family protein, translated to MPQAHRTSTSSKIGRRAFLFLIGFAGSTLLAEWLSVWQNRQRLYALLNQGIVWLEPHIGLTLPKILVTTATSTVPPVIPSPTPVASPSPVATPSPVASPSPVAPPVRKPVEVQLKTLAGVQFYQTTIDLNDPENLLTIGLANNASQANSAVATNGDEAFAPMVQRHQAAVVANGTFFSKDAQKRVMGNLVAGGKILKYSRWENHGTTLGITANRELEMITAKVDGKPEWNQHWFSLTCGPRLLKQGKVWLAPKSEGFTDPHVLDRGYRTAIGFPASRKQLYLVSFLASLSLQQEAEIMQGLGCVEAMNLDGGASMGLAYRGDVLIAPGRNLTNVIVVYDAQSPAPLALKQAWMAFEQGVRPEYPS
- a CDS encoding family 10 glycosylhydrolase, whose protein sequence is MKLCFISQDWWKTRFERWHRQAFKTFSWFCLACFLTSYAIPAIASTPLTPPPSFPEIRGVWMTTNDEIVLRDRTKLQEAVNYLARLNFNTIYPVVWNSGYVLYPSAVAQRADIQPFIRTGLQGQDILADLIAQAHRQGLLVLPWFEFGFMTPPTSELALNHPEWLTQRRDGSQTWVGAAGEVVWMNPFRPEVQEFMTNLVVEAVSKYNVDGVQFDDHTSLPNEFGYDAYTLALYKQETKKDAPANPQDPEWVRWRANKITEFMTKLNQAVKQRKPNAIFSVSPNPYVTAYNTYLQDWLAWVRQGIVDELIVQVYRPNLSSFIDQLMRPEIQEAQRKIPTGVGVLTGLRNRPVPMYLVQNKVRAARDRALGVSFFYYESLWDDAPEPRTQRQADFRSLFYAPAIRLARS
- a CDS encoding DNA methyltransferase, producing the protein MTTPFQLQLFNWVPESPQNPQSKIIEARSGTFRDNLKLPVHRWFRYSAGFSADWVEKIMTELKPQTILDPFVGSGTVSIASDRLGIKSYGVEAHPFVYKLAKGKLSWGVNIQEFLSAASNLQEIALNLQPNLPDNIPALLKKCYTEEVLIDLFRIKEAYLELAPCLSEELQSLTFLAISASLRASSHVGTAQWQYILPNHRKTKVNQPFEALEKQVDLMQEDMYYLQSLAPVSQANLMQGDARVLTTIPDCSIDLVITSPPYANNYDYADATRLEMTFWGEVNSWGDLHEVVRKFLLCSSSQHASKERLNLDSLISNSILSPIRNELAPICQDLAKIREQKAGNKAYHTMIAAYFVDMGQVFYSLRRVTQSRGKICFVIGDSAPYGVYVPVEKWLGKLAIAAGFESWSFEQIRQRNTKWKNRKHNVPLQEGWLWIEA
- a CDS encoding ribosomal protein L7/L12 produces the protein MNETVETWILLLNVATLVAVLFSLTRQPSANHSQKQHSLDSHSSIPRDREMLERIDRKLDRVLQHLNSHSHKSDLSTAELQKSLATEVDVILIEVPSESRISVLQAVRELTGFGLREAKNLVESTPQPILRYVSLEDAEKAVQKIANAGGKAQIHY
- a CDS encoding DUF72 domain-containing protein, producing the protein MSTKLSPLASNSSLASFYLGCAVWAYKGWVGEFYPKGSRAGDFLQLYSQRLTAVEGNTTFYATPNAETIARWAEQTPPGFKFCLKFPKALTHNGLLKPAIPGAIAFLELARGLGDRTGPVFVQLPPSYTPAHLDDLSKFFTTLLSCGIPLALEVRHPDWFTEPHASELNSRLHQLGVGRVLLDSRPIYNCPDDPQRTWERKKPQLPLQPVVTAPFSLIRFVSHPEQSFNPPYLDEWVETVANWIQQGTETYFFVHCPIEARSPLVARHFQQLLEKRGVSVPPLPWEQFDAGFNQLSLF